The Desulfovibrio subterraneus nucleotide sequence CCAGTCCAGCCGCCTGCGGTTCTGCACCAGCATGCGCACGGCCCTGCGCTCGGCGTCCGCCATCTGCAGCCAGCGCTGCAGCAGCAGATACAGCGCCGCACTGGCGGGAGGCATGACCGTATCAGCGGTGTCTTCCGCAATGGCAAACAGGGCTTCGTTACGCCACGTTTCCGCCATCACGAGCAGGAAAGGAGCATCCGTCACCACGGCCTGCGCCCTGCTCATGGGGGCAACGCATCCGGAAAAGGCCGTCCCCTGCGCCCGCACCTGTCGCAGATCGGCGCGGACAAAGGCACAGTCACCAAACAGACTGCCATCCAGCATCACATCGCGCATGGTCACACAGCCGAAATCGCAGTATTCCGCCATGCAGGTGACAAGACGGCTTCTGCGCCACCAGCTTCCCCACAGGCGCACGCTGCGCAGCGTTGCATTGCGGAATTCGCACCCCGTAAGACGGCACTCTCCCATATCCACATGGTCCAGCAGGCTGCCGTCGAACTGCACGTCCTGCATGAGGCAGATATCGGCAGGCATGAGCGCCAGTTCGCAGTCCTTGAACACCACGCCGGAAAGACGGGATTCCGTAAGCCGCACGCCGTGCAGGCGGCAACGCTCAAACCGCACACCGCTCATGGCGCAATACGAAATATCCACACCGCTGAAGGTGCAGTCCGTGAAGGTGACATTCTTCAGACGCAGGGAAGCGATGCTGCCGGGTGCAAACTGCTTTCCGGCAATTTCTTCGCCCTCCCTGACAAGCGAAAGTGGATGCGGGCCTTCTTCCTGCTTCTTTTCCCGGCTGAAAAAGGAACGGACATTGGAGAACATGCCGCCCGCCTCTGCGGTTGCATCTTCTGCCGGAGCCTCGGCGCGGGGCATGGGGGGCGTGTGAAAGGGCGTGAATTCCACATTGGCGTTGGCGGCGATAAAGCCGCGCACGTGGGCTGCTGCCTCTTCGGGCGAAGCCGTGCGCGTGGCCGGAACAGACAGCCCCTTGAGCACGGCCAGAAGCCGCTCCTGATCAAAGGAGGCCAGAATCACGGCAAGACGGGAAACCAGCGCTGCACGCACTGCCGAATCAAGCCGCTTGAAAACATTCTTGAAGACATCCCCGTCCAGCCCGAGCAGCAGAGAACATAGCGATGCAGGAGCCCCTTTATCCGCTCCGGCAAGATTGGCTGCCAGCGGTGCGTCCGCCTCCGGCAGGCCGAGCGCCACCTGCGCCCGCACAGCCTCTTCCCGCACGTGGGGCAAACGGTGCTCCGCAGCCTCGGCAAGCAGCTGCCTGACCTTCGCATCCTGCGGTTCGGCGCAGGCAGCGAAACATCGGAGGAGCGGAACAAGTTCCTCCCTGCGCATGCGCGGCCAGTGCCGGACAAAATGCATGGCAAGCCCGTGTGCGCGCATCACGCGCACCGCGTTGGCCATGTAGCCCAACTGCTCCGCATTCAACTCCATACGCAGCAGTTCTTCCAGCCACAGCCCGAAGCGGCTGCCAAGCATGGCATGCTGCACTGCACAGGCCGGTTCCAGCCCCCGCTTACCCAAGGTATCCAGAAGCACAAGCCCTTCTTCCGGTTCCTCGTTTATGACTTCGGAAAAATTGCGGCGCAGGGGAACCATCACGCTCTCGGCCGCCCCCGCTCTGGGCCTGCGCAAAAGCGCGTTGAGCAAGAGCAGACGGTGCTCCGCCTGAATGGACTGCACCATGCCCACAAGCACTTCGGGCCGCATCTGTCCGGACATGACATAGCCCACGGCATATGCCTCGCCAGCCTCACCCAGCGTACACAGCAGGCTCAGGCAGCGCCGGTGCAGCCCCTCTTCAGCTGAGGATGCCATCAGCACGGCAAGGATATGCGCAAAGTCAGCCCGATCACGCTCATGCAGAATAGGGTCCGGCCCGTCGTCTGATGGCTGTCCATCATCCCGGGTCCCCCCACCCTGCTCCTTCGGACCTGATTGCCGGGGCTTGAGCAACGCCTCAGCCTGCGCCAGCAATGCGACAAGACTCTGCGAATCCGCATGTCTTCCCGCACGCACGGCCTCGCGAAGCGCCTTCATAAAAGTTCGGGCAGCATAGACAGGAACGTCGGTCATAAATCGTCAGCTCCCCTTGGGCATGGACTCGGCGTAGTAATTGTATTGCGAAACAGGCGAGAGGTAGGCGTAGACTTCACGGGGCAGATCGTCGGCCTTGATGGTGGCGGAAACTTCCAGTTCATCCTCCACGGCCAGATCAACCACCAGCGCTTCCTTGCGCGGAACATCAGCATGGTAGATGAGCACGGTGGGGCGCGCCGCCTTTGCGGGATTGGTGGCCAGCACCATACCTGTTGCGCCGTTGGAAAGCTGCACCAGCGTTCCCGGCGGGTACACGCCGAGGCAGCGGATGAACACGGAGACAATGCGGGCATCCAGCGTGCCAGCCTTCTTGGCCATGGCAAACAGCCACTTCAGCGCCTCGTGCGGGGTTGCGCCGCCGTTTTCATCGTTGAGCAAATTTTCATAGGCGTCCACCACATGCACGATACGCGCATAGGGCATGATGGCGTCTCCGCTCAATCCCTTGGGGAAACCGGAACCGTCCATTGCTTCGTGATGCTCAAGGATGATGCGCACGGCCTGCCGGGGAAAACCGGGCATTTCCAGCGCCTGCCTTGCCCCCTGCTCAGGGTGGGAGGTATAGTGCGATTTCAGCACGGAACTCATGGCCGTGGCCTTGCCGCCCTTGAGCTGCTGAATGGGTACCCTGCCCTTGCCTATATCGTGGAAAAGACCGCCCATGCCAAGAATATGCATGGCCTCGGCATCCAGCCCCATATCCTTGCCAACCATCATGGAAAGCACGGTTATGTTGAGCGCGTGGTAGTGCTTTTTCTCATCGGTGGGCTTGTTTGTCATCAGGCCCACAACCACGTCGGCATCGCCGAGAAAGGTATCCACCATGGCGCGGACGAGTTCACCGGCCTCATCAACGGCCTCACCCGATTTGGATGATATGCGCCGCATCACTTTGTTCACGCTGACCATGGTCTGATCGTACTGCTTCTCAAAGCGGGCAAAGCGGGCCTTGCGTTCCTTGTTGCGCTCAATGGTTTCGCGCTTGAGGCCCAGCAGTTCCTTGGATACGGGGGTACGGGGGCCAGCTTCGGCCTTGGCGGAATCGGCCTGCGCCTCATCAAGGGGAATGGGCAGTTTGTCGCACTTGTCCAGCACGCAGATGACGTGCTTTAAGCCGGACGCACGAATGATATCTATCTGCTCCTGCTTATCTATCTTGAAACTGCGGGAGGGAAAGGGCAGCGAGATCTCAGCCGTATCCAGACGCACGAAAACGCCCACACACAGCTGATCCACATGTATCGGATATTCAGTGAAGCCCATCAGCATACGCCTTCAAAAGGTTGCTGCCGGACCGGACCGCCCGCCTGCGCAGCAGACAGAAGACGGATGGTGGTGACGCATCACCTTAACCAGCGCATATTGTCATTCACCCCAAGTATATACCACATTACCCCTGGCGGCATGAGGGGTCAACAGGACTTTGGCCTTCACCCCGAACACATTTTATACAAAAAAACCCCCGATCAGAAAGACCGGGGGCTTGTCGTTTGCAATTGTGCCGCACATGGCACACCGGCGCTTACAGGGCTACTGCACGGTCCATACGGGCGAGGGTGCGTTCCTTGCCCAGCACTTCCATCACGTCCGGCAGGTTGGGGCCGCCCATGGCACCAACAAGAGCCACACGCAGGGGCGGACCTACGGCCTTGAACTTCAGGCCGTTGTCTTCCACGTACTTGGCCATCACATCGTGGGTGGTCTCCTTGGTAAAGGATTCCAGTCCTGCGAACAGGGCACGCATACCGGCCACATGCTTTTTGCCTTCTTCGGTCAGGGCCTTGGCAACCGCAGCCTCGTCATAGGCAAGCTCGGCATCCGCAACAAGCATGAAGCGCATGGCTTCTGCCAGTTCGGGCAAATCCTTGGCGCGTTCCTTCAAAAGCGGCACCAGCGCGGCCACATAGCCCTTGTCGGCTCCGGCAAAACCGGCTGCTTCCACAAAGGGATATACGAGACCGGCCAGCTCTGCATCGGGAGTGGCCTTCATGTAATGAGCGTTCAGCCACTGCAGCTTGTCAGGGTCGAAGCCCGCAGGCGAAGAACTGAGACCATCGGTGGAAAACTTCTCGATCAGCTCCTGCAGCTCGAAGATTTCCTGATCGCCGTATGCCCAGCCGAGGCGAACCAGATAGTTCACCAGAGCCTGCGGCAGGAAGCCCATCTTCTCATATTCCATGACGGAAAGCGCGCCATGACGCTTGGAAAGCTTTTTGCGGTCGGAACCCAGAATCATGGGCACATGGCCGAACTTGGGAATGGGAAAGCCCAGCGCCTCGTACAGCATGATCTGCTTGGGCGTGTTGCTCACATGGTCGTCACCGCGCAGCACATGGGTGATGTTCTGTTCGTGGTCGTCCACCACAACGGCAAGGTTGTAGGTGGGCGATCCGTCGCTGCGGCGGATGATCATGTCGTCCAGTTCAGTGTTGTCGAACCCGAGGGGGCCCTTCACAAGGTCCACCCACGAGGTCTTGCCGCTCACGGGAGCCTTGAAACGCACCACGCGGCCTTCGCCAGGGCCGAGATTCCGCGCACGGCACCTGCCATTGTACTTAGGCTTGTCTCCGGCTTCGCGGGCAGCCTCGCGCATGGCCTCCACTTCTTCGGGAGAGCACTCGCACCAGTAGGCCTTGCCCTCTTCGATAAGGCGGTCGATGTATTTGTTGTACACATCGTCACGCTGGCTCTGATAGATGGGGTCCGCATCCCAGTCCAGCCCGAGCCAGCGCATGGATTCGAGAATGGCGTCCGTGTATTCCTGTCTGGAACGTTCGCGGTCCGTATCCTCAATGCGCAGCACAAAACGGCCGCCCATCTTGCGGGCAAGCAGCCAGCTGAAAATGGCGGTACGCGCACCGCCGATATGCAGATGCCCCGTGGGTGAGGGGGCGAAACGGGTGACAACCTGACGGGAATCAACAGGATTCGTCATGTGGTACTTCTCCAAGACGCGCATGCTGCCGAAGATGCCGGTGCATGGCGGAAATATTGCTGTATGGAATGAACGGGTGGCAAACCTGCACGGAAACGGCAACGCCACAATTGACGCCGCATTTCTCCGTTACACGTCGGGAACGGAAGAAAGACAGACCGGACCGGAAAAACCGGCACAAACCGGACCGCTATTCTTCGACGGCTTCCACACCCTTCACTTCGCGCACTTCCTTGAGCACAAAGCGCTCAACGGTGTTGCGCAGGGTGACCTTGGACATGGGGCAGCCCTTGCAGCGTCCGGTCAGGCGGACCATCACGATACCCTTGTCGGTAATCTCCACAAGTTCCACATCTCCGCCGTCGTTCTGCAGGTACGGACGTACCTTGGCCAATGCGGCTTCCACTTTATCTCTCATATACCTGCTCCTGAAGGGAAGGTTCGGGGACTCGCCCCGGCGCAGTCGTTCTAGCGCCCTTGAAATGGTGTGTCAAACACTCATGGGTATCATGTAACACCCTGAAACGAGAAGCGGGAGACGTATGCCTCCCGCCTCGTTCAGTTCTTGCGTCTGATATGGGGTTTCCGGCCCGTCGGGCCCGAATCAGGCCGGAGCAACCGTCACCGTATACTTTCTGAGAAAATCAACGGGGTGGTAACTCAGCTTGGCCTTTCGCAGCCCTTCGTCATCAAGGTCCTGCTCGCGGTTCACATAGGTGTAGTCGGCACCTTCGGCAGCCACAAAGAGATTGTTGATGGCCTGGTATGCGCCGCGATATCCGTTGCGGGCCTTTTCAAAATGCACCACCAGCGTATCTTCCGTGAGCTTCTCGCCCACTGTATACGCGGCCATCTCGCCGTCAATGTAGATAGCGCCGCCCACCAGACCGGGAATGACATCCCACTCTTCCAGCACGCGCACAATGGCTTCGTTCTCCGCAAGCAGGGCTTCGGATTCTTCACATTCACGCCACTGGCACCATTCTTCCTGCAGGGCAATCACATGCTCCACGCAGTCCGGCGTAAGGGGGTGATACTCAAACATGTACTGCTTCTTGAACTGGTTCACATGGTTCTTCTTCTTGTGAAACTTGTTCCCGCTCAGGGTAGCCAGTTCTTCCGCGCTGTAGAGATAATCCCACTGCCCGCGGGCTTCTTCCACCTGCACGCGGTCGCCAAGCTGTGCCTGCCAAAGCTCCATGAGCTGCTGGGGCACACGGTTGAACACCCGCTCGCCGGCTTTGAGAAGCGGACACTGCGACCAGTCCACTTCGTTCCACGGGCCAAGCGGCGCCCAGTAGCGCACATCGGGCCGGGTCTGGCGCACCCACACGTGCGTGGTGCTCCACGCCCATTCCAGCCCGTATTCCTCGGCCCAGCCCCACAGGTTGGTGAAGCTGTAGTCCGATGAAGGCGACGGGCACTTGGCAAAACGTTCGTTATATTCGTGCATCCGATCAAGCGAGATCGGACTAAACTGCAGGTCTGACATTGGTCTTCGCTCCTTCAAGCGGGGGAGGACAGCATTCTTCCTCGGTCCTGCACCCCTTGTTGTTGCGCTTCATCATGCTGAACCGGTACCAGTCGCGCTTGAGCAGGATATACATCATCGCGCTGGACTGGAATATCTGGGAAATCAGCATGGCAAGATACACGCCTTCAGCATCCTTCCACACAAAGTGGCCAAGCGTATAGGCTATGGGCAGGCGCACCAGCCACGTTGCGGAGCTGTATACCGCAAAGGTGTATATGGTGGCCCCCGCTCCGGTCATTATGCCGCCCAGCGTCATGCTGGCCACCGTGAACGGGATGGAAAGGATGTTATACAAAAGATAGTTCACCGCCTGTCTGGCAACCGCGGGTTCCGGTGCCAGAAACGCCGCAAGCGGATCAATGAACGGATACATGCACACGGCCACAAGGGTCATGGAACCGCAGGCAATACCCGTCAGACGCAGGGCTATGCGCAGTGCCTCATCCTTGCGGCCCGCGCCGAGACTGTTCCCCACCAGAATGCTGCCCGTCATGTTGAAGGCAAACGCCGGCAGAAACAGCAGAGACTCCACACGCATGCCCGCCGTCATGCCCGCAAGCGCGTTCACATTATCGTTGGGCAGCGAGGCCGTAATGGCAAACAGCACCATATAGCCGAGATGCCACAACAGCTGCATGCCGCCCGTGGGCAGCGCCACCTTCAGCAGATACGGCAGGCCCTTGCGCACCCAGCGCAGAGGGGGAAAGGTCTCCGCCTTGAGCAGGCCGTGATGGTACAGCATGTACACGTTGAACAGTGTGGCTGCCGTGACGGAGGCAAAGGTGGCCCATGCCACCCCCTTGTAGCCGAAGTTCGGCAGGCCGAACCAGCCAAGACCGAACCCGAAGTCCGTAAACGCGTTCACCACGGCCGCAATGGCCGTGGAGGCAAGCGGCACAACCACAAGTTTCTGAGCCCTGAATACCGCGTTGGTCACCACCATCAGGTAATAGGCGGGCAACAGCATCAGGAACACATCGAGAAAATAGCCCGTTACAGGCAAAATCTCATCCGGAACCTGCAGAATGCCGAGGAACTGCCACTTGAAAAGCCGCCCCACCACCCATATGGCCGAGCCGAAAATCAGGCCGATATAGAGCACCAGCCCGATATAGCGAAAAGCCCTGCGCCGCAGCCCCGCACCGAACGACTGGCTTATGGCCGCAACGCTGCCGTTGGCCACCGCCATGCCGATAACGAGAAAGAAGAACAGACTCTGGGAAATAAGCCCCACCGCTGCCTGCACGCTTCGGTCAATCTGCCCGGCCACCCACACATCGATAAACCCGATGGAAAAGTGGAAGAACATCATCACGATCTGCGGCCACGAGAGGTTCCAGATATTTCTATACGAAGCCTGATCTGTTTCAGGCGCTGCTTTCATAGACATCAGACGATATACCAGTCCATTGATGACGGTTACACTTCCAGTATTACATAGTGCCTTACCAGCAGCACATGGTCAACCGACCGAAAGGGAACCATGTACCCTGGGGGGAACCGCCCTTGTCATGTCGGAAAAACCTTGCCACTGGAACACACTTCTTGTACAAAATATGTACAGAACTCTCACACAATCCGGACACGGAGGCATATCATGCGCATATTCAAGGAAGAGCAGGAGACCAAAAGGGTCATCTTCAATGTGGATGCGGAGCTGGCCGCACGGCTGGAACACGCCAAAAACCTGGCGAAACAGCTGGGCAAAAAGCTCAATGTGGATGCCGTGATCGACGAAGCGCTCAGCCGGTATCTGGAAGCTGCGGAGAAACAATTCTCCCGTATCAAAGGGGGGACGCGGGGTGTTTCCGAAGATCCCATCGTCATGGGCCCCTCGCCCGAAGATGCAGGCGAGATGGCATCCACCACGGCGGTACAGGTGCGGGCTTCCAGCAATCTGGCTCGAACGTCCGTCAAGCAGCAGAAAAAGTAGGCCCATACGGAAAAAAGTCAATTGCGGATATGGGTATTCCTCTGCCGCATGCAGCAGAAAAGCCTTCACAACCATATGACAAACGACAGCGGGGCCGCTTTCTTCAAGAAGAAAGCGGCCCCGCACCGTGCAGCAAAGAACGCCGCACATTGATCGGCAAGGTGCAGGCAGGCTGCTGCTGCAGTCCTGCATGTCCGGCAAGGAACAGTGCTTCCCTGTTGCATTCGAACCGACTCGTCGAGGGGCACACTCTGCGAATACTGGTCCTGCGCTCCAGCTGCTCCTTCCGTGCATGAGTCGGGCACCTTGGCCGAATCATGCGGAACACTTGAAAATTTTCCCGCCCCTGTTCAGACGGAATTGCGGCTGGCACCGGAATACATACCGGCTGCCACCACATCATTTCTGCCGCACCACTCATGCCGCCCGCCGATGGCAGTCGACGGACGGCATGAAAGCGGTGCGCCGCACCGGCTGGCATACCGGTGCTGCAATTCGCCGCGGTAATCCCCCATATGCACAATCAGGCCCCCGCCGGATGGACGCATGGTGGCGGACCACGTGTCGGGTGTCATCTCGACGGCCGGACCTTTCCGAAGAACCTTGCAGGGAAACCACGGAAAAGCGCCGGGAACGGCATACGGAGTTTCGCGAAGCGAATGTGGATCCGGGCGTGCCAACCGGCAGGGATTGCGTTGTTGGTTGTCTTGGGGAACAACACACCCGGAAACCTGTTCCGCATGAAGGAGGCGGCCCTCATGCGCAACTATCGTAACCGCCGCGCGGGCGGCAAATATCTATGCGTTATGCGCAGGCGCGAAAGCGTTCTGTCAGCTCTGCCGCTTCGGGATACATGGCAAGCAGGTCGGCAATGGTTTCGCGGCGGCGGATAAGTCTGGGCTTGCCGTCGGACTGGATGAGCACTTCGGCGGGGCGCAGGCGCTGGTTGTAGGGTGAGGTCATGACGTAGCCGTATGCCCCGGCATCCAGCATGCCGATGATGTCGCCTTCCATGATCTCGGGCAACTGGCGGTCCTTGGCGATGATGTCGCCGGATTCGCAGATGTTGCCCACAATGGACTGTTCCATGGTTGCGGAAACAGGTTCGCCGTCTTCGCGGTATATTTCCACGTCATGGAAGGAGTCGTACATGGCGGGGCGCACAAGGGTGTTGAAGCCGAGGTCCGTGCCCACAAAGCGCTTGGGACCGTTGTTCTTCACGCTGTAGCAGGTGCCGAGCAGCAGGCCGCATTCGGCCACGATGTAACGGCCGGGTTCGCACATGAAACGCCCCGTGTACCCGGTGCGCTCGGCAAACTCGCTGATGGTGGCATGGAAGGCCTCGCCCAACTTCTGCATATCGAGGCGGGCCTGCCCTTCATACTTGCGGTAGGGAATGCCGAAACCGCCGCCGAAGTCGATGATCTCAAGGGTATCCCACTGCTCCGCAATGGACAGCAGCACCTGCATGGCCTCGATGTAGCCATCCGGTTCCATGAACAGGGAACCGATGTGCATGTTCACGCCGCACAGGGTGAGGTTGTGGCGCTCTATGATGTCGCGCACCTCATCCATGGTTTCGGGATCGACCCCGAACTTGGTCTGCTTGCCGCCC carries:
- a CDS encoding HD-GYP domain-containing protein, whose amino-acid sequence is MGFTEYPIHVDQLCVGVFVRLDTAEISLPFPSRSFKIDKQEQIDIIRASGLKHVICVLDKCDKLPIPLDEAQADSAKAEAGPRTPVSKELLGLKRETIERNKERKARFARFEKQYDQTMVSVNKVMRRISSKSGEAVDEAGELVRAMVDTFLGDADVVVGLMTNKPTDEKKHYHALNITVLSMMVGKDMGLDAEAMHILGMGGLFHDIGKGRVPIQQLKGGKATAMSSVLKSHYTSHPEQGARQALEMPGFPRQAVRIILEHHEAMDGSGFPKGLSGDAIMPYARIVHVVDAYENLLNDENGGATPHEALKWLFAMAKKAGTLDARIVSVFIRCLGVYPPGTLVQLSNGATGMVLATNPAKAARPTVLIYHADVPRKEALVVDLAVEDELEVSATIKADDLPREVYAYLSPVSQYNYYAESMPKGS
- the gltX gene encoding glutamate--tRNA ligase encodes the protein MTNPVDSRQVVTRFAPSPTGHLHIGGARTAIFSWLLARKMGGRFVLRIEDTDRERSRQEYTDAILESMRWLGLDWDADPIYQSQRDDVYNKYIDRLIEEGKAYWCECSPEEVEAMREAAREAGDKPKYNGRCRARNLGPGEGRVVRFKAPVSGKTSWVDLVKGPLGFDNTELDDMIIRRSDGSPTYNLAVVVDDHEQNITHVLRGDDHVSNTPKQIMLYEALGFPIPKFGHVPMILGSDRKKLSKRHGALSVMEYEKMGFLPQALVNYLVRLGWAYGDQEIFELQELIEKFSTDGLSSSPAGFDPDKLQWLNAHYMKATPDAELAGLVYPFVEAAGFAGADKGYVAALVPLLKERAKDLPELAEAMRFMLVADAELAYDEAAVAKALTEEGKKHVAGMRALFAGLESFTKETTHDVMAKYVEDNGLKFKAVGPPLRVALVGAMGGPNLPDVMEVLGKERTLARMDRAVAL
- a CDS encoding NifU family protein, which gives rise to MRDKVEAALAKVRPYLQNDGGDVELVEITDKGIVMVRLTGRCKGCPMSKVTLRNTVERFVLKEVREVKGVEAVEE
- a CDS encoding DUF2156 domain-containing protein, whose product is MSDLQFSPISLDRMHEYNERFAKCPSPSSDYSFTNLWGWAEEYGLEWAWSTTHVWVRQTRPDVRYWAPLGPWNEVDWSQCPLLKAGERVFNRVPQQLMELWQAQLGDRVQVEEARGQWDYLYSAEELATLSGNKFHKKKNHVNQFKKQYMFEYHPLTPDCVEHVIALQEEWCQWRECEESEALLAENEAIVRVLEEWDVIPGLVGGAIYIDGEMAAYTVGEKLTEDTLVVHFEKARNGYRGAYQAINNLFVAAEGADYTYVNREQDLDDEGLRKAKLSYHPVDFLRKYTVTVAPA
- a CDS encoding MATE family efflux transporter; protein product: MSMKAAPETDQASYRNIWNLSWPQIVMMFFHFSIGFIDVWVAGQIDRSVQAAVGLISQSLFFFLVIGMAVANGSVAAISQSFGAGLRRRAFRYIGLVLYIGLIFGSAIWVVGRLFKWQFLGILQVPDEILPVTGYFLDVFLMLLPAYYLMVVTNAVFRAQKLVVVPLASTAIAAVVNAFTDFGFGLGWFGLPNFGYKGVAWATFASVTAATLFNVYMLYHHGLLKAETFPPLRWVRKGLPYLLKVALPTGGMQLLWHLGYMVLFAITASLPNDNVNALAGMTAGMRVESLLFLPAFAFNMTGSILVGNSLGAGRKDEALRIALRLTGIACGSMTLVAVCMYPFIDPLAAFLAPEPAVARQAVNYLLYNILSIPFTVASMTLGGIMTGAGATIYTFAVYSSATWLVRLPIAYTLGHFVWKDAEGVYLAMLISQIFQSSAMMYILLKRDWYRFSMMKRNNKGCRTEEECCPPPLEGAKTNVRPAV
- the lysA gene encoding diaminopimelate decarboxylase — translated: MANVRSTYTDSVDFFGLNTPMELVEEYGSTLYVYNEDMLRRRCCEIKALSTHPGFTPNYSAKANTNIHLLKIIREEGMVVDAMSPGEIIMNLAAGFTPDQILFISNNVSAEELKFAIDHGVYVSVDSLSQLDLFGEINPGGKVVIRFNPGIGAGHHAKVVTGGKQTKFGVDPETMDEVRDIIERHNLTLCGVNMHIGSLFMEPDGYIEAMQVLLSIAEQWDTLEIIDFGGGFGIPYRKYEGQARLDMQKLGEAFHATISEFAERTGYTGRFMCEPGRYIVAECGLLLGTCYSVKNNGPKRFVGTDLGFNTLVRPAMYDSFHDVEIYREDGEPVSATMEQSIVGNICESGDIIAKDRQLPEIMEGDIIGMLDAGAYGYVMTSPYNQRLRPAEVLIQSDGKPRLIRRRETIADLLAMYPEAAELTERFRACA